A single region of the Streptomyces sp. ITFR-16 genome encodes:
- a CDS encoding carph-isopro domain-containing protein gives MAQQAGGPNAVLSGCLDELGWSPKALARKLNRVFGAGTVAESAPYHWRDGGSLPRSPLPMMAAYVLSQELGRAISVAELWQGRAGDSSALVPADTDLARPWTVQGMEAIVEDWVMGGLVDRRRFLAISGAGLLAIVAQYLDGTAGRGQYAPRIAPSNGADPLVDQVEQHLPMLQLLDDEHGGARHLPYVGAQFRAVGLLIHDGGHSPVVTSRLIRALAEIGQLAGWMAFDAADHGLAQRYFATALRAAHQANDLPLCAHILGDLSFQAASRGHPADAIALGEAARRASEAAPPAARASVLSRLAYAYAAAGRDNDFAHTRGSARELIASRDGSQEEPRWMYFLTDNHLDCQAGYGFIQMGRARQKADGSTKARRFLAQGTEMLRSGAYDVPRGDPSQRRAMFEGAWLALGHSAHGDLEAACEIGQIAADRLGVVCSPRSAALLHQLAADLRRRQRNPHVRSFLPVLEDALARHAPSSPPGR, from the coding sequence GTGGCACAGCAGGCAGGGGGACCGAACGCCGTGCTGTCGGGCTGCCTCGACGAACTCGGATGGAGCCCCAAGGCGCTTGCTCGCAAGCTCAACCGGGTGTTCGGAGCGGGCACCGTCGCTGAGTCGGCGCCGTACCACTGGAGGGACGGCGGTTCCCTTCCGCGTTCGCCGTTGCCGATGATGGCTGCCTACGTGCTCTCCCAGGAACTGGGCAGAGCCATCTCGGTGGCCGAACTGTGGCAAGGCCGCGCGGGCGACTCCTCGGCTCTCGTCCCTGCGGACACGGATCTCGCACGGCCCTGGACCGTGCAGGGCATGGAGGCGATCGTGGAAGACTGGGTGATGGGAGGGCTCGTCGACCGACGTCGATTCCTTGCGATCTCGGGCGCGGGGCTACTCGCGATCGTCGCCCAGTACCTTGACGGAACGGCAGGCCGAGGCCAGTACGCGCCCCGGATAGCTCCGTCGAACGGCGCCGATCCGCTTGTCGACCAGGTTGAGCAGCACCTGCCCATGCTCCAGTTGCTTGATGACGAGCACGGAGGAGCGCGACATCTCCCTTACGTAGGTGCTCAGTTCCGTGCGGTGGGACTACTCATTCACGATGGTGGTCACTCGCCCGTCGTGACAAGCAGGCTTATCCGCGCGCTCGCGGAGATCGGCCAGCTGGCCGGCTGGATGGCCTTCGACGCCGCCGATCACGGCCTGGCACAGCGCTACTTCGCCACGGCACTGCGAGCCGCGCATCAGGCCAACGACCTTCCTTTGTGCGCCCATATCCTCGGCGACCTCTCCTTCCAGGCAGCGAGCCGAGGACACCCAGCGGACGCAATCGCCCTCGGCGAGGCTGCCCGCCGCGCCAGCGAAGCCGCTCCGCCCGCCGCCCGGGCATCCGTCCTTTCCCGGCTCGCCTATGCGTATGCCGCCGCCGGCCGTGACAACGACTTCGCGCACACCCGCGGCTCTGCCCGAGAACTGATCGCAAGTCGTGACGGCAGCCAGGAAGAGCCCCGGTGGATGTACTTCCTGACCGACAACCACCTGGACTGCCAGGCCGGCTACGGCTTCATCCAGATGGGGCGCGCGCGGCAGAAGGCCGACGGCAGCACGAAGGCCCGACGATTCCTCGCGCAGGGGACCGAGATGCTCCGGTCCGGGGCATACGACGTTCCGCGTGGCGATCCCAGCCAACGGAGGGCCATGTTCGAAGGTGCCTGGCTGGCCTTGGGGCACAGCGCTCACGGAGACCTGGAGGCGGCCTGCGAGATCGGACAGATCGCGGCTGACCGCCTTGGCGTCGTGTGTTCACCGAGGAGCGCCGCCCTACTGCACCAGCTTGCCGCGGACCTCCGCCGCCGCCAGCGCAACCCGCATGTCCGCAGCTTCCTGCCGGTCCTCGAAGACGCCCTCGCCCGACATGCTCCATCCTCGCCACCCGGCCGTTAA
- a CDS encoding FAD-dependent oxidoreductase, producing MNAGERVVVVGAGVAGLTSAVVLAEAGALVRVIAEQVPGATSLAAGAMWGPYLVEPKDKVDRWGQRSLEVFRELAEDRATGVRLTSGIEASRTAESPPDWATTLPGFRPCEPTELPTGFTAGYRFTVPLIDMPAYLDYLLRRLHAAGGTVEQRCLASFADVGPATVIVNCTGMGARGLVLDPELRPIRGQHVVVTNPGLTEFFSEDTGTSPDLLCFYPHGETVVLGGTAIDGEGSLAPDGKAAAGILARCVKVEPRLARARVLEHRIGARPTRSTVRVEAERGEGDALVVHNYGHGGAGVTLSWGCAEEVRDLLAPK from the coding sequence ATGAACGCAGGGGAGCGCGTTGTCGTTGTCGGGGCTGGGGTGGCAGGACTGACCTCCGCCGTCGTTCTCGCCGAGGCCGGGGCCTTGGTGCGAGTGATCGCCGAGCAGGTGCCCGGTGCCACCTCGCTGGCCGCCGGAGCGATGTGGGGCCCGTACCTGGTAGAGCCGAAGGACAAGGTCGACCGGTGGGGGCAGCGGTCCCTGGAGGTATTCCGGGAGCTGGCCGAGGACCGGGCCACAGGTGTCCGGCTCACCAGCGGCATCGAGGCATCGCGTACGGCCGAGTCTCCACCGGACTGGGCTACGACCCTGCCGGGATTCCGGCCGTGCGAGCCGACCGAGCTTCCGACCGGGTTCACCGCCGGGTACCGGTTCACAGTGCCTCTGATCGACATGCCCGCATATCTCGACTACCTCCTGCGCCGGCTGCATGCAGCGGGCGGGACGGTTGAGCAGCGATGTCTGGCCTCGTTCGCGGACGTCGGTCCGGCCACCGTGATCGTCAACTGCACGGGCATGGGGGCCCGCGGCCTGGTCCTGGATCCGGAACTGCGGCCGATTCGCGGCCAGCACGTAGTCGTCACCAACCCGGGGCTCACCGAGTTCTTTTCCGAGGACACCGGTACGTCACCGGATCTGTTGTGCTTCTACCCGCATGGAGAGACCGTCGTCCTGGGCGGCACAGCCATCGACGGCGAAGGCAGCCTCGCCCCAGACGGCAAGGCGGCGGCTGGCATTCTCGCTCGATGCGTCAAGGTCGAACCCCGCCTCGCCCGTGCGCGTGTCCTGGAGCACCGGATCGGCGCTCGGCCGACCCGTTCTACGGTCCGCGTGGAGGCGGAGCGGGGGGAGGGCGATGCGCTGGTCGTGCACAACTACGGTCACGGGGGTGCCGGTGTCACTCTGTCGTGGGGGTGCGCCGAGGAGGTTCGGGATTTGCTTGCTCCGAAGTGA
- a CDS encoding NUDIX hydrolase — MTQLNARQRPGIAAAIVVHEGRVLMVRRRVNEGQLSWQFPAGEVEPGETREGAAVRETREETGLTVSAAKLLGERVHPKTGRLMSYTACDVLSGTAYVADTEELAELAWVAHGEIVQYVPYGLFEPVQAYLDAALL, encoded by the coding sequence GTGACTCAACTGAATGCGAGGCAGCGACCGGGCATTGCCGCGGCGATCGTCGTTCATGAGGGGCGGGTCCTCATGGTGCGTCGTCGGGTCAATGAGGGACAGCTGTCCTGGCAGTTCCCTGCCGGTGAGGTTGAGCCCGGAGAGACACGCGAGGGCGCCGCTGTGCGCGAAACCCGGGAGGAGACTGGCCTGACCGTCTCCGCAGCGAAGCTGCTCGGCGAGCGGGTCCACCCGAAGACGGGTCGGCTGATGTCATACACAGCCTGCGACGTGCTGAGCGGTACTGCCTACGTCGCAGACACCGAGGAGCTGGCCGAGCTCGCGTGGGTGGCCCATGGCGAGATCGTGCAGTACGTACCGTATGGGCTGTTCGAGCCCGTACAGGCTTACCTCGACGCAGCACTGCTGTAA
- the tyrS gene encoding tyrosine--tRNA ligase has translation MSRLRESVTSVMHILDGADLGADYAVSQLLDETTARRSLDLSDLSPQEQAALVEGRAINLIPSAAVLAEKIEAARSEGRQFVIKYGIDPTSPDVHLGHAVPIIIASRLQRMGHHVVFIIGDVTAKIGDPSGRSSERPALTDEDIARNLSTYQQQVTPFIDFERADLRFNGEWLNKVSLPQLVEILARVPVSMSLQREDFRTRLAEGQGLSIAEFVYSVVMAMDSVAITADVELGGVDQLLNLQMCRKVMEISEQTPEVVITTPLIEGTDGTGSKMSKSKGNYVGLTATPDDVYGRLMSIPDHLTEPYLQLLTEWTDDEIRVVTKRLEDGTAHPMAVKRILAGEVVAALHGPHVAAAARAEFTARFSKRSFGDTQNLPVVSLKEHSEDTLGALISRTLDFAPSISAVRRVAQQKGLRLIREADGEQQTTQLTEASVQQALGAVVSEVGALDGAALYLKVGRKVARIEA, from the coding sequence ATGAGCCGTCTGAGAGAGTCCGTTACCAGTGTCATGCACATCCTCGATGGAGCGGACCTGGGCGCGGACTATGCGGTCTCGCAGTTGCTCGACGAGACAACCGCCCGGCGCTCCCTGGATCTCTCCGACCTCTCCCCCCAGGAGCAAGCCGCGCTGGTAGAGGGGCGCGCCATCAACCTGATCCCCTCGGCTGCGGTACTCGCCGAGAAGATCGAAGCCGCGCGGTCTGAGGGGCGCCAGTTCGTCATCAAGTACGGCATCGACCCGACCTCGCCCGACGTCCACCTCGGCCATGCGGTGCCGATCATCATCGCCAGCCGGTTGCAGCGCATGGGTCACCACGTCGTCTTCATCATCGGCGACGTGACGGCGAAGATCGGTGACCCCTCGGGACGCTCCTCGGAACGACCGGCTCTCACCGACGAGGACATCGCCCGCAACCTGAGCACGTACCAGCAGCAGGTCACACCGTTCATCGACTTTGAGCGTGCCGACCTGCGCTTCAACGGTGAGTGGCTCAACAAGGTAAGTCTCCCGCAGCTCGTCGAGATCCTCGCCCGAGTGCCCGTCTCCATGTCGTTGCAGCGTGAGGACTTCCGCACGCGGCTCGCAGAGGGGCAGGGCCTGTCCATCGCCGAGTTCGTCTACTCCGTCGTCATGGCGATGGACTCGGTCGCCATCACTGCCGACGTTGAACTGGGTGGAGTCGACCAGCTGCTGAATCTGCAGATGTGCCGCAAGGTCATGGAGATCTCGGAGCAGACGCCCGAGGTCGTCATCACCACTCCGCTCATCGAAGGGACCGACGGCACGGGCTCCAAGATGAGCAAGAGTAAGGGCAACTACGTGGGCCTGACAGCAACGCCCGATGACGTCTACGGCCGGCTGATGTCCATCCCCGACCACCTGACCGAGCCGTACCTTCAGCTCCTCACCGAGTGGACGGACGACGAGATCCGCGTGGTGACCAAGCGCCTGGAGGACGGGACCGCTCACCCGATGGCCGTCAAGCGGATCCTCGCCGGAGAGGTGGTAGCCGCCCTGCACGGCCCGCATGTCGCGGCCGCCGCCCGCGCGGAGTTCACAGCTCGCTTCTCAAAGCGGTCCTTCGGGGACACCCAGAACCTCCCCGTTGTCTCCCTGAAGGAGCACTCCGAGGACACCCTCGGGGCCCTGATCAGCCGCACGCTGGACTTCGCCCCCAGCATCTCCGCCGTGCGCCGTGTGGCTCAGCAGAAGGGCCTGCGTCTTATCCGTGAGGCAGACGGAGAGCAGCAGACCACCCAGCTCACGGAGGCGTCCGTCCAGCAGGCGCTCGGCGCAGTGGTGAGCGAGGTTGGGGCACTCGACGGCGCCGCGCTGTACCTCAAGGTGGGTCGCAAGGTGGCTCGCATCGAAGCCTGA
- a CDS encoding nucleotidyltransferase domain-containing protein, protein MDAIDAARAVIKEHHPDARAAFLGGSVVTDRRTAMSDLDIVVLLHGPPAPYRASVQHGEWPVEMFVHTEATWHAFVEREVRKRRSPLLWMCADGILLFDHDGVGAYIAAEARKLTAAGPPKVSTEEIDGCRYAITDLLDDLAGSTDQSERLFIGTELVRRTGELALAFGGSWNGGGKWLARRLETTAPGLSMRLHDGLREVLEGRIESLVAAVDEVLEQAGGRLWVGYKRGGTP, encoded by the coding sequence ATGGATGCGATCGACGCCGCACGTGCCGTTATCAAGGAGCACCACCCCGACGCCCGGGCCGCCTTCCTCGGAGGCAGCGTCGTAACGGACCGCCGCACGGCGATGTCCGACCTCGACATCGTGGTGCTCCTCCATGGACCCCCAGCCCCGTACCGGGCAAGCGTCCAGCACGGTGAGTGGCCCGTGGAGATGTTCGTGCACACCGAGGCAACATGGCACGCATTCGTCGAACGAGAAGTACGAAAGCGCAGATCACCGCTGCTCTGGATGTGCGCCGACGGGATCCTGCTCTTCGACCACGACGGAGTCGGCGCCTACATCGCCGCTGAGGCCCGGAAGCTGACCGCGGCGGGACCGCCCAAGGTGTCGACCGAAGAGATCGATGGCTGCCGCTACGCGATCACCGACCTCCTCGACGACCTCGCGGGGAGCACCGACCAGAGCGAACGGCTGTTCATAGGCACCGAACTTGTCAGGCGAACCGGCGAGTTGGCGCTGGCTTTCGGCGGATCCTGGAACGGAGGCGGCAAGTGGCTCGCACGCCGTCTTGAGACCACAGCGCCGGGGCTCAGCATGCGGCTGCACGATGGCCTGCGTGAAGTATTGGAGGGGCGGATTGAGTCCCTCGTGGCAGCCGTGGACGAGGTGCTGGAGCAGGCCGGCGGGCGGTTGTGGGTCGGGTACAAACGCGGTGGAACGCCATGA
- a CDS encoding DUF317 domain-containing protein, producing MEALLNPRYPFDPSFAAGALPAYWVSPRHLAGDDGRLCDVVADSLAGLGWTSLTAVRGRRDFDELGDHHVVRSTVLHISPDALRWAQWVLADEPFHLGGLPVAWQVSARSDTTSSLADWSAYFTPGVPGEAITEFLLALDQCSQPTTLYDGPELVLATAAGNGWLRDADQPHAAAMHPTFTARLSLGEVPPLIQDADPSALTAEGDGQVAMGWQAWAEPAMGAPYLWAASFSASVPHRLVAAFAFSLSSTAPVLRRVLPESTRDQILCAPAN from the coding sequence TTGGAGGCACTCCTGAATCCGCGCTACCCGTTCGATCCCTCTTTCGCGGCTGGCGCTCTTCCCGCGTACTGGGTCAGCCCCCGACACCTGGCTGGCGATGACGGTCGTCTCTGCGATGTCGTCGCGGACAGCCTCGCAGGTCTGGGCTGGACGAGTCTGACAGCCGTGCGAGGACGGCGAGACTTCGATGAGCTGGGAGATCACCACGTGGTGCGCAGCACCGTCCTGCACATCAGTCCCGACGCTCTTCGGTGGGCACAGTGGGTGCTGGCGGACGAGCCGTTTCACCTCGGTGGCCTGCCGGTCGCGTGGCAGGTCTCGGCCCGCTCGGACACCACCAGTTCGCTCGCGGACTGGTCCGCCTACTTCACCCCAGGCGTACCGGGAGAGGCCATCACCGAGTTCCTCCTGGCGCTCGACCAATGCAGCCAGCCCACCACCTTGTACGACGGTCCCGAACTGGTCCTCGCTACGGCCGCCGGGAACGGTTGGCTCCGGGACGCCGACCAGCCCCACGCGGCGGCGATGCACCCCACCTTCACCGCCCGCCTCAGCCTCGGCGAGGTGCCGCCCCTCATTCAGGATGCCGACCCCAGCGCCCTGACCGCCGAGGGGGACGGGCAGGTGGCGATGGGCTGGCAGGCGTGGGCTGAGCCTGCAATGGGGGCTCCGTACCTGTGGGCCGCCTCATTCAGCGCGAGCGTGCCGCACCGTTTGGTCGCCGCGTTCGCCTTCTCGCTCAGCTCCACGGCACCGGTACTGCGCCGGGTGCTGCCGGAAAGTACGCGGGACCAGATCCTGTGTGCTCCCGCCAACTGA
- a CDS encoding relaxase/mobilization nuclease domain-containing protein, translated as MIPRIHKQGSSTRGLLNYLYGKGTREEHVDPHLVASFDDMAPDPGRDPSATKEDLQRLLDQPLHLLDADQRPDQHVWHCSVRAARTDRILRDEEWGAIARRIVAATGIDSGGPDDAGCRWAAVRHADDHIHVIATLVRENGRRPDHHRSGQRAQAEARRIEADYDLHRVTPGDGTAAKRPTSAERHKAERQGRERTVREELRETVRGASAGAASTDEFFDRLAADGLLIRKRTAPSGDLLGYKVALPGDRNKDDDPVFYAGSTLAPDLSLPRIRERWSLQAEAVSEAGSSGSEPVQPTLPQVTHPAFARRRASAASWQALLIIDHGDDGMTAAQIAAAGEVLDALAKTSAAHTRAELREAANAFERAGRSHVRAVRGHDHALRQAAHDLVHSGPALGRGEDGATTAMVIDMAIFLAIAAANWHAKRHHSQQAAAAQQAAEHLRTAYQAAAAHPIAALRQRGQRMAPRIRERQADLLHQALPELAERIQAEPGWPALAATLTDARQAGHDPGALLADAARRRELRSADSISDVLVWRLRRSAHLPAAAPESLQTAGARDGRHIPTPASATPSAAQASNHSSRRH; from the coding sequence TTGATCCCCCGCATCCACAAGCAAGGCAGCAGCACCCGCGGCCTGCTCAACTACCTCTACGGCAAGGGCACCCGCGAAGAGCACGTCGACCCGCACCTGGTCGCTTCCTTCGACGACATGGCGCCTGACCCCGGCCGCGACCCCTCCGCGACGAAGGAAGACCTCCAGCGGCTTCTCGACCAGCCGCTGCACCTCCTCGACGCAGACCAGCGGCCCGACCAGCACGTGTGGCACTGCTCCGTCCGCGCAGCACGCACCGACCGCATCCTGAGGGACGAGGAGTGGGGCGCCATCGCCCGCCGCATCGTGGCCGCCACCGGCATAGACTCCGGCGGCCCAGACGACGCCGGGTGCCGGTGGGCCGCCGTCCGCCACGCCGACGACCACATCCACGTCATCGCCACCCTCGTACGCGAGAACGGCCGCCGTCCCGACCACCACCGCTCCGGCCAACGCGCCCAGGCCGAAGCCCGCCGCATCGAAGCCGACTACGACCTGCACCGCGTGACCCCCGGCGACGGCACCGCGGCCAAACGCCCCACCAGCGCCGAGCGCCACAAAGCCGAACGCCAAGGGCGAGAACGCACGGTGCGGGAGGAACTGCGCGAAACCGTGCGCGGCGCATCGGCCGGCGCCGCATCCACAGATGAGTTCTTCGACCGTCTGGCCGCCGACGGCCTTCTGATCCGCAAGCGGACCGCACCCTCGGGCGACCTGCTCGGCTACAAGGTCGCGCTGCCCGGTGACCGCAACAAGGACGACGATCCGGTCTTCTACGCCGGCTCCACCCTCGCACCCGACCTGTCCCTGCCCCGCATCCGCGAACGCTGGTCCCTCCAAGCAGAGGCGGTCTCCGAGGCCGGTTCCAGCGGCTCCGAGCCGGTGCAGCCCACCCTGCCGCAGGTGACCCATCCCGCGTTCGCTCGGCGCCGGGCGTCGGCCGCCAGCTGGCAGGCCCTACTGATCATCGACCACGGCGACGACGGCATGACGGCAGCACAGATCGCCGCAGCGGGTGAGGTCCTGGACGCGCTCGCCAAGACCTCTGCCGCGCACACCCGTGCGGAACTGCGGGAGGCGGCCAACGCATTCGAGCGGGCCGGCCGCTCCCATGTCCGCGCCGTACGCGGGCATGACCACGCTCTGCGGCAGGCCGCACACGATCTCGTCCACAGTGGCCCCGCACTCGGCCGCGGCGAAGACGGAGCCACCACGGCGATGGTCATCGACATGGCCATCTTCCTCGCCATCGCCGCAGCGAACTGGCACGCCAAAAGGCACCACAGCCAGCAGGCAGCCGCAGCCCAGCAAGCCGCCGAACACCTACGCACCGCCTACCAGGCTGCTGCGGCCCACCCCATCGCCGCCCTCCGCCAGCGAGGCCAGCGGATGGCACCGCGTATTCGAGAGCGGCAAGCCGATCTCCTGCACCAGGCACTGCCAGAGCTCGCCGAACGGATCCAGGCCGAGCCCGGCTGGCCCGCCCTGGCTGCCACCCTCACCGACGCCCGCCAAGCGGGCCACGACCCCGGCGCACTGCTCGCCGACGCCGCCCGGCGACGCGAGCTCCGCAGCGCCGACTCCATCAGCGATGTCCTCGTCTGGCGCCTACGCCGCAGCGCCCACCTGCCCGCAGCGGCACCCGAAAGCCTCCAGACCGCAGGCGCCCGAGACGGCCGGCACATCCCGACACCGGCCTCCGCCACACCGTCCGCGGCTCAGGCGTCGAACCACTCCAGCCGCAGGCACTGA
- a CDS encoding mobilization protein gives MSIAGFLAHSALAAARDQTRTAATIAADHDVLTELFATSRKLGWAGSNLNQMTKTLNSGGDIDSARIEETLTYVRRAATATRAAVERINNRQLDEAA, from the coding sequence ATGAGTATCGCCGGATTCCTCGCCCACTCCGCCCTGGCCGCCGCCCGCGACCAGACCCGCACCGCCGCAACCATCGCCGCCGACCACGACGTGCTCACCGAGCTCTTCGCCACCAGCCGCAAGCTCGGCTGGGCCGGCAGCAACCTCAACCAGATGACCAAGACACTCAACTCGGGCGGCGACATCGACAGCGCCCGCATCGAGGAAACCCTCACCTACGTCCGCCGCGCGGCCACCGCCACCAGGGCGGCCGTTGAGCGGATCAACAACCGACAGCTAGACGAGGCCGCTTGA
- a CDS encoding ATP-binding protein translates to MTTATTSREPQRMNTLAARLGTILAERGIDPTTSPAEAPSERVTALELAAARIPPRYRHALAGHQQVAAWVDEVALAARPGPSGTRGIALGPSLLIAGPTGTGKTHQAYGAVRSLLTAGVRLRWEAATTADLYARLRPRPGHDAERDLAALSTCPLLILDDLGAAKQSEWTEEITYRLINRRYTDLLPTLLTTNLPTAALRDAVGDRVASRLAEMTSTVVLTGADRRRQLSA, encoded by the coding sequence GTGACCACAGCCACCACCAGTCGCGAGCCGCAGCGCATGAACACCCTCGCCGCCCGCCTCGGCACCATCCTCGCCGAACGGGGCATCGATCCCACTACGTCACCTGCCGAGGCCCCTTCGGAACGGGTGACCGCGCTGGAACTGGCTGCGGCCCGCATCCCGCCCCGTTACCGCCACGCGCTCGCCGGCCACCAGCAGGTTGCCGCCTGGGTCGACGAGGTGGCGCTCGCCGCACGGCCCGGACCGAGCGGCACCCGGGGTATCGCACTGGGACCGTCCCTTCTGATCGCCGGGCCCACCGGCACCGGCAAGACGCACCAGGCGTACGGCGCGGTGCGCTCGCTGCTGACCGCCGGGGTACGGCTGCGGTGGGAGGCAGCCACCACAGCCGACCTGTACGCCCGCTTGCGCCCACGCCCCGGCCACGACGCCGAGCGCGACCTCGCCGCCCTCAGCACCTGCCCGCTGCTGATCCTGGACGACCTCGGCGCAGCCAAGCAGTCGGAGTGGACCGAGGAGATCACGTACCGGCTGATCAACCGCCGCTACACCGACCTGCTCCCCACCCTCCTCACGACCAATCTACCGACCGCCGCGCTCCGCGACGCCGTCGGCGACCGCGTCGCCTCCCGTCTCGCCGAGATGACCAGCACCGTCGTCCTCACCGGCGCCGACCGCAGACGCCAGCTCTCCGCCTGA